Below is a window of Coregonus clupeaformis isolate EN_2021a chromosome 15, ASM2061545v1, whole genome shotgun sequence DNA.
TTTGCAGGTGGGAGAGTAATCATTTTTCGCAGTTCGAGTACAATGAAAAATTGCATAAGAAGTGTGAATACAGAGTAAAGCATATTTTATGTTCATACCACAGGCTATACTCAGTGGCAAAACATCCTCAAAGTGGTTGAAAGCGTACCACAAACTGAATAACCTAGTTGTGGACACCTACTTTGAGGATGACCAACATGTGCAGCCAGTGTACAGGTATTTTAAGGACCTAGTTCAGAAAGTATGGGTAATTTTCCAGTACATATATGATGAAATGTTGAGATGAAATAACAGAATCATTatgaccactgacaaagacatgatcagtctatcattttaatggtaggtttatttgaacagatccagaaaaaacgaatgtcaaaaaggttataaattgatttgcattttaatgagggaaataagtatttgacccctctgcaaaacatgacttagtacttaggcaaaacccttgttggcaatcacagaggtcagacgtttcttgtagttggccaccaggtttgcacacatctcaggagggattttgtcccactcctctttgcagatcttctccaagtcattaaggtttcgagcctgacgtttggcaactcgaaccttcagctccctccacagattttctatgggattaaggtctggagactggctaggccactccaggaccctaatgtgcttcttcttgagccaatcctttgttgccttggccttaagttttgggtcattgtcatgctggaataccaatccacgacccattttcaatgccctggctgagggaaggaggttctcacccaagatttgacggtacatggccccgtccatcgtccctttgatgcggtgaagttgtcctgtccccttagcagaaaaacacccccaaagcataatgtttccacctccatgtttgacgtggggatggtgttcttggggtcataggcagcattcctcctcctccaaacacgacgagttgagttgatgctaaagagctccattttggtctcatctgaccacaacacattcacccagttctcctctgaatcattcagatgttcgttagcaaacttcagacgggcctgtatatgtgctttcttgagcagggggaccttgcgggcactgcaggatttcagtccttcacggcatagtgtgttaccaattgttttcttggtgactatggtcccagctgccttgagatcattgacaagatcctcccgtgtagttctgggctgattcctcaccgttctcatgatcattgcaactccacgaggtgagatcttgcatggagccccaggccaagggagattgacagttattttgtgtttcttccatttgcgaataatcactgttgtcaccttctcaccaagctgcttggcgatggtcttgtagtccattccagccttgtgtaggtctacaatcttgtccctgacatccttggagagctctttggtcttggccatggtggagagtttggaatctgattgattgattgcttctgtggacaggtgtcttttatacaggtaacaagatgagattaggagcactccctttaagagtgtgctcctaatctcagctcgttacctgtataaaagacacctgggagccagaaatctttctgattgagagggggtcaaatacttatttccctcattaaaatgcaaatcaatttgtaacattttttacatgcgtttttctggatttttttgttgttattctgtctctcactgttcaaataaacctaccattaaaattatagactgattatttatttgtcagtgggcaaacgtacaatttcagcaggggatcaaatacttttttccctcactgtacatgactCAATTATTGAATGGCTACTCATAACAACATCCCTAACAATAGTTCCCTAAACGTATGTTGCATGTatgttcattttattttatttgtatcatGCAATTCAGAGTTCAATTGTATTCTGCCATGTGAATGAATTAAATGAATTGGAATTTGTAATATCTAATGAATAATAAGGACAAAGCACTAGTCATGTCTAATAGACTGTGTAATTTTAGCCATGAATTTGCCACGACCCACAGCCTCCTGATAAGTTTTCTAGATTGCTTGTCATCCGCACACCGTATGTGGCGGACAAGGCTCCCTTGTTATCACAGGGTCAACAACGTTAGGAGAATGGCATTTATCTTCTCCCAATATATTTACAGCTATCGTACACACAGAAGGAAGGGATAGAAGGAAGGAAGAGGCTCAAGTGTAAACAATCGGCTTGTGAAATCGGCCAGTGTGAAGGCTACTTTCAGGccatgttcttcttcttcttcttcttcttcagtagggtttatcggcggttggcatccaacgttatggtgcattaccgccacctaccgtactggaatgtgggccagagacagggagaaactaaatcctacctgccaaccaataatcacactttcctgatggatgctttcctatcacgtttaatgtcttattcaactggctgtgtcccacccttaatcttgtaaaaatagcctcctctcttctgtcccttcctgccgtcctcccctccccgactttcctgtacttgaaataaatgccttcccttattatttctattccactgctcctgccatctctgcaccatcactgtatatatcagtcattttgcctctgccttgctcattgacacttccacatcaacatccccactactacgtgcttgtttagcctgttcatctactgcctcgttcccctccacccccacatgggctgggacccaagtaaatcttatctgaatacccatctgtttaatcctgccatggttttgtagcacctcataaagcaggtattgtctgctacgtgagctaaaggactggagactcattaacactgcacatgaatcagagcaaataactattctgtctggtttaacttcctccacccactgcaaggccaacagtatggccatcagctcagccgtatatacagccagattatCTGTAATACGTTTCTGACTTCCACCctacattcctgcactacaaatgctgacccagtacgtcctgtccttggatcttttgaaccatctgtgtaaatggccacaaaatcctgatacacattTTCCAGATGTCTCTTgaagaaatcagctggatcaaccccctccctatctttctgtagtctctccaacacttctagatcatcAGGCCATGTTATGCAGTGTGCTTTGAATTTGAAGTGGAGATCTAATTGCATAGTGTGAGATGCTGCCACCATTTCAGATTGGTGACATTAACTTAACATACAACTTTCTCTCCATGGCCCTCCTCTCCACGGCCCTCCTCTCCATGTGCATCCTCTCTCCTTGGCTCCTGAACTAGCGcaagagaacatagagagagaaatattatTAGATACATAAGTAATTGATCAGATACATCATGCGgcatatttacaaaaaaatatttcGGGTTTTAATAGTTATTAATGCTAACACACACTGAAGAATTAGTCTTTATTTACGATGACGTTGCAAGTGCAGATATTGCCCACcccttcagtggggtttatcggcggttggcatccaacgttatggtgcattaccgccacctatcGTACTGGAGTGTGTGTGGGCCAGAGACTGGgataaactaaatcctacctgccaaccccgttgctcttaaaaaaaGATAACAACATATTTGacactatatctaatgacgttctactcaatatactctttgaactaatttcctgtatccccttctccctcatactagatctcatcctctctctttccctctgatactgcccacactgtagcaatacatgctccacggtctctgtttcctgacagtaatcacactttcctgttgggaACACGACGCTTATTGCGTCAGCCGTTACTTAAACAAATCCTTAGGACCAATGAGAGTAGAGCTACTGAGTTTGGACGTCACATACACATGTCCATATATGGCATTGCGTTGGCAGCTCTATTGGATTTCTATCCGGAGACATCCCTGGAACCCATACCAATATGGCTTAGCCGCACAAAAACTGTAACGGGCAAGTTTCACTGTTTTTACTGTCTGCGCAAGTTGTCAGGAGTGTTACATGTAACTCAATGTTGTAAACAGTAATCGCCGGTCAATAGGCCTAATGGTTAAAGACGAAGCGCCGTGTTATTGCAAAATATGCTTGGTGGGTGGGTCTTAAATGCCAGCGCCAATGAAACGAATAGAATGAGTGCTGTATAACAGACGGGGAcgtttcattatttattttttatatataatatccatttatcactgttgtgcGCAAGGGAGGTGGAACTAGAGGGAACTAACTGTCCTTGTTCGTTCTATTTGACTGGCGTAATCATATCTTGCTGTAGACAACCACACGCGAGGTTGTTCCTCAACACATCGTTCAGAATGGCTGGGCTGGTGAGTAGCAGAGGGTGTCACAAAATCAGGAGTTCCCAAATAAGAGAGCTTCTCGATTCCAAGCTCAACGTCCTTTTTGATTGCGACGGAGTCATCTGGAATGGCGAAACGGTAGTGGCAGGCGCGCCAGAAGTGGTGACACTACTGAAACAACAAGGCAAAAAGGTATTTTTCATCACCAACAACTGTACTAGGCCCAGAGCGAGCTACGTGACGAAGTTTATCCGGTTGGGCTTCACTGATGTCGCAGAGGAGGAGATCTTCAGCTCGGCGTACTGCTCTGCGGCTTACCTGCGAGACGTGGCGAAGTTGCAGGGCAAGGTGTATGTCATAGGGTGCCAGGGCGTTGTGAAGGAGCTACGGGATGCTGGGGTTCCCATAGTGGAGGAGGACACTGACGCACCTACTGGGACCATTTACGACTACCCGTTGGACCCAGACGTGAAGGCAGTGCTGGTGGGATATGACGAGAAATTTGATTTCATAAAACTGGCCAAAGCCTGCTGCTACTTACAGAATACTGAGTGCCTGTTTCTGGCCACTGACCCTGACCCTTGGCACCCACTGCGAGGAGGCAGAATAACACCAGGTAGGTGTTTCACTGGTGAGGGTCCTGCTGGCTTTTGTTCCAGTCCAGCACTAGCACAGCTGATGTAAAGAGATTCTCCGGGACTGTtttatactttttagccagtagttctgaaagtagcactcaccagccaaaagtggtccccgaaaattgtgTACAATGTGCGagggggctgaagctcattgacTAGAACTCTAATTGCTAGGGGACTGGCCCATGtggggggaaatgtagggaatatggctctgcacagcttccagaaaacagttgctttcaaactagggatttcgtggctaattgaggtaaaacagtaattctgctcatagattatgcatgtatgaactagtGATGGGAAACAGAGGCTTTCAGAAGGCTTTggcgctttcaccaaattgtgccaAAATCAGTTCATTACTCAGAGCTTCATTTTCTCTTCACAGTGCCCATTagtgacattacatttacatttacatttacgtcatttagcagacgctcttatccagacatctgctggtcagcaatGAATAGCTACGTTTGATCATCAGAGAGGTTTTTTCTCCCATTATCATCAAAACTCTGGTGCAGTGGTAAATTGTTGGCTTTAGTAGCTTATAATCAGTTGGAATTCCCTTTTTTTGCCTTCTAGTTTACCATTTAAAAAACCCAgaatctatggcattatttaggatgcttaagacaAAGCTTATACTATATTAAATTAAACCAATTATTTGAATAACAGTGCAGGAAGTCTGGTTTCACATAACAATTTTCAAAATAGTGTGTCTTTAACGGGATTTGACCTCATACCCTCACATCCCTGAATGTCCCATAGTTCCCTACTCTACCAGCTAAGCTACCAGTAAGGTTAAAGTTTTTTTACAAAATCCTAACTATATTTGTAAGTACGGTGTCCAGTAGAAGTCCGTGTTTAAAAGCAGCTTGAAATCGAGGAAAGCACCGGAACCACGGCAAACTCAGTGTgatctcgcattttgcaacaaactgtttgaaaaagcatgtgatcaaactaagcttcggacgtcattgatGACGTACTACTGATAAAGCGATGCACTCATCGGCACACTGATTTGAAGTTAGCTGCTTAACGATTTCTATGCATGcctcggagctccggtatcaaacaTAATATCACtagtatgaactacacattgacacaaagcggttggtttaaaaaatactggagtgatagaggtagatatgtgtaggggtaaggtgactacgcatcaggatatatgataaacagagtagcagcagcgtatatgatgattatgtgtgagtgggtgtgtagagtcagtataaactTTATATTATATGCatatgtgtgtgagcaaatgatggagtgagtgtcagtgagcgtgtagggccctgtgagtgtgcatagatgGTGCAACTCAGGTTCATCtcagatagtccatgtagccattttgttagctatttagcagttttatggcttggggatagaagctgttcaggagtcagacttgatgcaccggtaccgcttgccgtgcggaagcagagagaacagtctatggcttgggtggctggatacCCATTTTCCGGCCCTTCCTttggaggtcctggatggcagggagcttggacccagtgatgtactgagctgtccgcaccaccctctgtagtgccatgcgatcaagggcggtgctattgccataccaagcggtgatgcagacagtcaagatgctctcaatggtacagctgtataactttttgaggatttgagggcccatgccaaaccttttcaacctcctgagggggactgtgcacgtgtgtgcagaccattttaagtccttaatgATTTGGACACCTACTAatcatgattagttgaatcagatgtgttagtgctgggctggaacgaAAGTTTGCACATCCTGTAGT
It encodes the following:
- the LOC121582751 gene encoding pyridoxal phosphate phosphatase; the protein is MAGLVSSRGCHKIRSSQIRELLDSKLNVLFDCDGVIWNGETVVAGAPEVVTLLKQQGKKVFFITNNCTRPRASYVTKFIRLGFTDVAEEEIFSSAYCSAAYLRDVAKLQGKVYVIGCQGVVKELRDAGVPIVEEDTDAPTGTIYDYPLDPDVKAVLVGYDEKFDFIKLAKACCYLQNTECLFLATDPDPWHPLRGGRITPGSGSLTAAVETASSRKAMVIGKPSCFMFECIASQFNLDPGQSLMVGDRLETDILFGANCGLDTMLTLTGVSTLEEAQGYKDSDDPERKDFVPDYVVETIADFILAYEEEEG